From a single Miscanthus floridulus cultivar M001 chromosome 8, ASM1932011v1, whole genome shotgun sequence genomic region:
- the LOC136476765 gene encoding uncharacterized protein: MPEVQFCMEYAKKKIKENFPTRGKADLLKRILIIIDKRWEDQMDQPLYGAALYLNPNKYFDLKTDDVMAGKLRSAFTEVLSKMVPDQDLQNKIDDQALEYEDLRGSFSNKIAINNIKTKSPIEWWRSYGGKAIELQRFAKRVVGLCASASGCERCWSTFESIHTKKRNRLEHKRLNDLVYVQYNRKMAVRFQKRHEKGAGSFDPLCLEDFDWNNEWVDVDAEPVHNGRGLEITWDQVDEAVGASQMYRGRNFPRAAPRRCN; this comes from the exons ATGCCAGaggttcagttttgtatggaatATGCAAAGAAAAAGATTAAAGAAAATTTCCCTACTAGGGGAAAGGCAGACTTGCTTAAGCGTATCTTGATAATCATTGACAAGCGTTGGGAAGATCAAATGGACCAACCATTATATGGGGCAGCACTATatttgaacccaaacaagtattTTGACCTGAAAACAGATGATGTTATGGCTGGTAAGCTAAGGTCTGCATTTACTGAGGTTCTTTCAAAAATGGTGCCTGACCAAGATCTTCAAAACAAGATTGATGACCAAGCTTTGGAATATGAGGACTTAAGGGGTAGCTTCAGCAACAAAATTGCAATCAACAACATCAAAACCAAGTCTCCTA TTGAATGGTGGCGTTCATATGGTGGCAAAGCCATAGAGCTTCAAAGATTTGCAAAACGTGTTGTTGGGCTTTGTGCTTCGGCTTCAGGTTGTGAGCGTTGTTGGAGCACATTTGAGTCA ATTCATACTAAGAAAAGAAACAGGTTAGAGCATAAAAGGCTTAATGATTTGGTCTATGTTCAGTACAACCGAAAGATGGCAGTGAGGTTTCAAAAGCGACATGAGAAAGGAGCAGGCAGCTTTGATCCTTTGTGTTTGGAAGACTTTGATTGGAACAATGAATGGGTTGATGTGGATGCGGAACCAGTCCATAATGGCCGTGGACTTGAAATTACATGGGATCAAGTTGATGAGGCTGTTGGTGCATCTCAAATGTATCGTGGTCGTAATTTCCCTAGGGCAGCCCCGCGACGATGCAACTAA